In the Posidoniimonas polymericola genome, one interval contains:
- a CDS encoding RrF2 family transcriptional regulator — protein MLSKTAEYALRAVACMGNSPDAPLSADALAGQTKVPRRYLTRVLQDLCACGIARSRPGPGGGYELARPTETLTMLDVVNSVAPVERITKCPLGLTTHKKLCPLHTELDRTYAAIEASLGGVTIEQLIDSSGPIVPLCEVD, from the coding sequence ATGCTCTCCAAGACCGCTGAATACGCCCTCCGCGCCGTGGCCTGCATGGGGAACTCGCCGGACGCGCCGCTGTCGGCGGACGCGCTGGCGGGGCAGACCAAGGTGCCCCGCCGGTACCTGACGCGGGTGCTGCAGGACCTGTGCGCGTGTGGCATCGCCCGGTCGCGGCCGGGGCCCGGCGGCGGGTACGAGCTCGCCCGCCCTACCGAGACGCTGACCATGCTGGACGTAGTTAACTCGGTCGCGCCGGTCGAGCGGATTACCAAGTGCCCGCTGGGGCTCACCACGCACAAGAAGCTCTGCCCGCTGCACACCGAGCTCGACAGGACCTACGCCGCGATCGAGGCGTCGCTGGGCGGGGTGACGATCGAGCAGCTGATTGATTCGTCCGGCCCGATCGTGCCGCTGTGCGAGGTCGACTGA
- a CDS encoding PEP-CTERM sorting domain-containing protein produces the protein MRHTLTAIAGLLALTAIGGTARAEVITTLDDGDDWTLVRSDTTTENRILVKNSAGEVGTDRIGVAQFSGYAFSDPVMQASVRFDIERTAAGNNFDALESIQLWGVPDGATGEDIVQTDAYSTVSYVTDDLTDNLVDDAALVFLGQVAFPVGSSGDVVDFFGPAVTAFVQADSNNLMTFLLTAVGDTDSADTVLFYNEDASPIATEFYPSVMTNADAIVPEPTTFALLGLTGMVGIALRRIR, from the coding sequence ATGCGACACACACTGACAGCCATTGCCGGCTTGCTGGCACTGACGGCGATTGGCGGCACAGCACGGGCCGAGGTCATCACGACTCTCGACGACGGCGACGATTGGACGCTGGTACGCTCCGACACCACTACCGAGAACCGCATCCTCGTAAAAAACTCGGCTGGTGAGGTCGGCACCGACCGCATTGGCGTCGCCCAGTTCAGCGGCTACGCGTTCAGCGATCCGGTGATGCAAGCTTCTGTCCGATTCGACATCGAACGCACCGCCGCAGGCAACAACTTCGATGCCCTCGAGAGCATCCAGCTGTGGGGCGTACCCGATGGTGCTACCGGCGAAGACATCGTACAGACCGACGCCTACTCGACGGTCTCCTACGTGACCGACGACCTGACCGACAACCTGGTGGACGACGCCGCGCTGGTGTTCCTGGGCCAGGTTGCCTTCCCGGTTGGCAGTTCCGGTGACGTAGTCGACTTCTTCGGCCCGGCCGTGACGGCATTTGTGCAGGCGGACTCCAACAACCTGATGACGTTCCTACTTACGGCGGTTGGCGATACCGATTCAGCCGATACTGTGCTCTTTTACAACGAAGACGCGTCCCCCATCGCTACCGAGTTCTACCCGTCGGTCATGACAAACGCCGACGCGATCGTTCCAGAGCCTACTACGTTTGCTTTGCTTGGCCTCACAGGGATGGTCGGAATCGCCCTGCGTCGCATTCGATAG
- a CDS encoding glycosyltransferase family 4 protein, whose product MPTKSITPGHRIGFIGTRFAGTDGVSLEAAKWAKVLWHHRHTSFWFAGKLDTDPSVSMLVPHAYFGHLDIQWVNDRVFGVSTRDPEVTRRIFALAEHLKRSIYEFVRHFDIEILIVQNALCIPMNIPLGVAISTFIAETNFPTIAHHHDFYWERDRFAVNAAGDLLRMAFPCTIPSIQHVTINSEAQRALSHRRGVSSVLVPNVLDFETPPPGLDDFNSDFRESVGLAPDDILFLQPTRVVPRKGIEHAISLIKQLGNPKCKLVISHESGDEGHEYLNALREMADQQGVDLRFIPDRIGEERGVNANGEKVYLLADAYLHADFITYPSLYEGFGNALIEAFYYRKPVLVNRYSIFVSDIEPRGFEVITMNGYMTRDTVDEVRRVIDDRKYRQAMVEKNYELSKRFFSYAVLRRKLRALVTNVTGMDDL is encoded by the coding sequence ATGCCCACCAAATCAATAACGCCCGGTCACCGGATTGGATTCATCGGGACCCGCTTCGCGGGGACCGACGGCGTCTCGCTCGAGGCCGCCAAGTGGGCCAAGGTGCTCTGGCACCACCGCCACACCAGCTTCTGGTTCGCCGGCAAGCTCGACACCGACCCGTCGGTCAGCATGCTGGTGCCGCACGCGTACTTCGGGCACCTCGATATCCAGTGGGTGAACGACCGCGTGTTCGGCGTCTCGACCCGCGACCCCGAGGTGACCCGCCGGATCTTCGCCCTGGCCGAGCACCTCAAGCGGTCGATCTACGAGTTTGTGCGGCACTTCGACATCGAGATCCTGATCGTCCAGAACGCGCTGTGCATCCCGATGAACATCCCGCTGGGCGTGGCGATCAGCACGTTCATTGCCGAGACCAACTTCCCGACCATCGCCCACCACCACGACTTCTACTGGGAGCGCGACCGCTTCGCCGTGAACGCCGCGGGCGACCTCCTGCGGATGGCGTTCCCCTGCACGATCCCGTCGATCCAGCACGTCACGATCAACTCCGAGGCGCAGCGCGCCCTGTCACACCGCCGCGGCGTGTCGAGCGTGCTGGTGCCCAACGTGCTGGATTTCGAGACCCCGCCCCCCGGGCTCGACGACTTCAACAGCGACTTCCGCGAGTCGGTCGGCCTCGCGCCGGACGACATCCTGTTCCTGCAGCCGACCCGCGTCGTGCCACGTAAGGGCATCGAGCACGCGATCTCGCTGATCAAGCAGCTCGGCAACCCCAAGTGCAAGCTGGTCATTTCCCACGAATCGGGCGACGAGGGTCACGAGTACCTTAACGCCCTGCGTGAGATGGCCGACCAGCAGGGGGTCGACCTGCGGTTCATCCCCGACCGCATCGGCGAGGAGCGCGGCGTCAACGCCAACGGCGAGAAAGTCTACCTGCTGGCCGACGCCTACCTGCACGCCGACTTCATCACCTACCCGAGCCTGTACGAGGGCTTCGGCAACGCCCTGATCGAGGCCTTCTACTACCGCAAGCCGGTGCTGGTGAACCGGTACTCGATCTTCGTGTCGGACATCGAGCCCCGCGGCTTTGAGGTGATCACGATGAACGGCTACATGACCCGCGACACGGTCGACGAGGTCCGCCGCGTGATCGACGACCGCAAGTACCGCCAGGCGATGGTCGAGAAGAACTACGAGCTCAGCAAGCGGTTCTTCAGCTACGCCGTCCTCCGCCGCAAGCTGCGGGCGCTGGTGACGAATGTCACGGGCATGGATGATCTGTAG